The DNA window CGGGACGGGCATCGCCCGCGACCTCGCACTCCGCGGTGTCGACGTCACCCTCGCTGAGCGACGCGGACTCGCGGGCGGAACGTCGGGCCGGTCGCACAGCCTACTTCACAGCGGTGCGCGCTACGCCGAGGCCGACCCGGTCGGCGCGGAGGAGTGCATCGAGGAGAACCGGATTCTGCGCCGCATCGCGGGCGAGTGTATCGGCGAGAGCGGCGGCCTGTTCGTCCAACTCGAAGCCGACGACCCGGCGTACTTCGAGGAGAAGTACGAGGCCTGCGAGGAACGGGGCATTCCGGCGGAGGTGATAGACGGCGACGAGGCGCGGCGCCGCGTCCCCGACCTCTCCGAGGACGCGGTTCGCGCGATGGTCGTCCCGGACGGCGTCGTCTACCCCTCCCGTCTCGCCGCCGCCAACGCCGCCGACGCCCGCGACAACGGGGCGACGATACTCACTCACGCCCCCGCGGAGGGGATGACGGTCGAAGGCGGGTGCATCGTCCGCGTCGAACTCGGCGGCGCGGCGGACGTCGAACCCGACTTCGTCGTCAACGCCGCCGGGACGTGGGCGGGTCAAGTCGCCGCGATGGCGGGCGTCGAGTTGGAGATGCGGCCGACGAAGGGCGTGATGATCTCCGTCTACTACGACGGCCTCGACCCCGTGTTGAACCGGTGTCGCCCGCCCGCCGACGGCGACATCATCGTCCCGCACGACACCGAGGTGGTCCTCGGGACGACGAGCGTCGAGGTGGACGACCCCGACGACTTCGAGGAGGAAGAGTGGGAGGTGGAGGCGATGTTCGAGGAGTGCTCGAAGATGCTCCCGCCCGTCGCCGACGCCGAGGTGTCCCGACGGTGGTGGGGGGTACGCCCCCTCTACGCGCCCGACGAGGCGAGTCGCGGCGGCCGCGGCATCTCGCGGGGGTTCTTCGTCGTCGATCACGCCGCGGACCCCGACGACGAAGCCGCGACGGGCCGGTCGGCGTCGCCCGG is part of the Halopelagius longus genome and encodes:
- a CDS encoding FAD-dependent oxidoreductase translates to MVNTTEVLVVGGGATGTGIARDLALRGVDVTLAERRGLAGGTSGRSHSLLHSGARYAEADPVGAEECIEENRILRRIAGECIGESGGLFVQLEADDPAYFEEKYEACEERGIPAEVIDGDEARRRVPDLSEDAVRAMVVPDGVVYPSRLAAANAADARDNGATILTHAPAEGMTVEGGCIVRVELGGAADVEPDFVVNAAGTWAGQVAAMAGVELEMRPTKGVMISVYYDGLDPVLNRCRPPADGDIIVPHDTEVVLGTTSVEVDDPDDFEEEEWEVEAMFEECSKMLPPVADAEVSRRWWGVRPLYAPDEASRGGRGISRGFFVVDHAADPDDEAATGRSASPGENVENFASIVGGKLTTYRVMAEQMSDFVADRLGVDEPCLTDERPLPGADDPERLDTFVEAFDARSPSDEDVLSPSVHGAD